The Strix aluco isolate bStrAlu1 chromosome 21, bStrAlu1.hap1, whole genome shotgun sequence sequence CTCCCTCTTGAGGAGGTGATTGGGAACGTGAAATGGGTCATGAACTGAGGACCATCCTGGTCCTGCTTGTGGATTTTCTGTGCCTGGAAGAGAAGGTTTTTGTTGCTGTATTCTGGGGGCTGAGCAGAAGGGTGGTTTCGCTGCCCCGCCCTGCTGTCAGCCTCTGTGTTGGTGTCTCCTTACAGCACTGTCCTGTCTCCCTACGAGAGGCAACTGAACCTGGAAAGTCACTGCCACAGCTCTGGGAAACACCATCGCAAAAGGAGGAGGAGTTCCAGCCCCCGGTAAGGGTGTGGCCCAAAGCCTTCTTCCATCTTCTCCCAGGCTCTGCAGCTTGGGAACAGCATCCTGAGCCCTTTGTGCTGTGGGTGATGTGCCTGGCACAGCTGCTCTTGGCTGTCCCCAGGCAGTGCAGGGCTTTTCGTGAACTCTTTGCAGTGTGCCCTTTTGTCACATCTGTACTTCAGGCAGGGCTAATAAGGGCAAAGTGCCCCTGAGCCTCCCAACTGCAGTGCCGAGATGCCAGAATAGAAAGGTGGAGGTCAGTGCAGAAGAAACACGTGGCAGATGTCTCCTCTTGCTCTTTTTTAGAGGGAGCACAGACACCACAGTGCCCACCTTGCACTTACCCACCCCTTCTCAATGCAGCTAACGTGCTAGGACTGGACAGCAGAGAGCGTAGCTGGGTCCTGTCCTTGCGCATGGCCTCTAGACGCTGCCTAAATGCAAACAGAAGCTGACATAATTAGTAATTTTGCTAATAATTATGGCAGCTTCCAGTAGGTGGCATCATCCTTTAAGAAACAGGACGAGACTGATCTGCAAGTCCTTTCCTGTTAACAAGTAAATCAGTGCCTGAGGAGTTAAGAAATTTTGGGAATTGAGAGATAAATCTGCTGGTTTAAGAATTGCCCCATCTCTGGGACTAGGGACTGAATCTCACAGCAGTAAGAGGTGCTGGCAGGAAGGTTTCTGCCTGGCCTGTGCTGTTTCGGCTGAAGTTCATCATGTTTGTGTGGAGGTGTTTGGGTCAGTGTATGGGGTGTGTGGAAGCTGTGCGGCAGGTTGGGAACGTGTGTCTGTACAAATCAAGACTGGAGTTCTGGTGTTGAAGTCAAACCTCATGCAGGACTGCTGAGAAGTTTATTCTGCCTTTGGTATTCACTGCTTGTTTTGGtctgcttttttcattttctcacacAAGCAAACACTCTCCTTCCAGCCAAGAGGTGGTTGTCAAGGATTTGCAGACCTGGCTGGGGGTTCCTGCCACCTTTGCAGTCCTTCCTTCAGGCTCGGCAGACTGCACTCTTCCTGTTAGCGGGGAGGAGACAGGATTCAAAGGGAATAAAGTTCCACCACACACTCTCCCTGTCTtttatgctgctgcttctgtccttAGGTCGCATGAGAAGAAACATAAGGTATCCGAGGACCTTCCAGAAGCTGAAGGGACCTCTGAAAAAGCTGGAGGTGACTGTGGAGACTCCAGCTGCCTTCCCATGGATGAGAAGCCCTTGTCAGAACAGCCAAAGGAATCAGATTCTGGCAGTGGAGAGGGGGAGCCAAACCCAGTTCCTCTTGATACAGGACAAAAGGACTCCCTGAGCCCCTCCAGGAGCCGGGCTGGAGACCACAAGGagagcagcactggcagccaTGCTCCTCGCTGGGATTTTACCACCATCATCTTGCCAAACGTGGCCCCAGACCAGCCATGCACGCATCTGCCCTCGCCTGACGACGGGCTCCTGCCGGAGAATGTGCCAGGGAGGGAGGTTGATGCAGCTTGCTGGTGCGCACGCATCAATCAGAAACAGGAGAAGCTGTCACGGAAGGAAAGGGAGCAGCGAGAGAGGGAGAGCAGGTACAAGAGCAGTGTCAATGCGGACCGGGAGGTGAGGCACTGCTCCAACTGGCAGGAGTACAAAGCCCTtttggagcagaggagccagcagAGGGTTTGGAGACGACCGCCGCATCTCTGGGACCAAGCTGTCACCCCGCTTTTGCGGCCGGATGAAGCTACCTCATCAGGTAGAGGCTCTGGGAACTTGACAGGGACcgtcccccttctccccccccaaCTCTGTGAAACGTTGCCTGGTATGCAGCAGCAAAAGGGATTAGGTCGAGAAGCTGAACATCTAGGGGACAGTACCTTGAGATGGTGAATCTCATGAGAAGGCCTAGGCAACGCAGGCACAGAGGAGCCCAGCCATGGAcgtggggagagagaagaaagcttGTCCTATGCCTTTCCATATTGTTTTATAGCTCACTCAAGTGCCAGGATAAACAGGGCCTTGGGAGGTCTTCTAATCCATTCCCCATGTCCTACTGTATTGCAATCCTTCCTGCTAGGCTGTTAGGCATGTGAAATCAGGGCCAGCAAGATGCAAAGCAATTGCAGGGTGTTCTGGGCTGTGCGCTGGGGGGAGATGAGGAAGTTGAGGTCTTTGAAGTAGCCAGTGGTGACTGTGGTGGTGCCAGCCATTGTCGGAGGAGGAAGGCTTGTGGGTGGTGGTGGAGAGCTTGGAGTGCCCTGGGAAAGAAAATAGCTGGTCTGATCCTTTcctgttccttctccctccagctGCGCTCCTCCAGCAGATCAGCGTGCTGCAGCCCTCCCACATCCTGGACGGAGCCTCCCGGTTAGTATCCAGCCAGCCAGCTCGTAGCTGTTAGGGAGTGGCGGTATCTTGTGACTGTCCCTGCTTGTGAGGTCTGCGAGATGCTCGCAGCAGCAGTTTGGGAGCTGCCTGGCAGCCAGGATGCTGAGAGAACCCAGCGCTCTGCTCCGTGACCCTGTTGCATCTGTAGTGAGGGGTTGACGTTTCTGTGAAGTACTaggtcctgcagcagcagagctaggGCATTCCAGGCCAAATAAAACATCGGGGTTGCACTCATTTCCTGCCACTCTCTCTCTGCAGCCCAGCCGGGTAATCTCCCCCAGGGGTTTGGTTGGGTTTCACCTGTGCCTTATCCCTGGAATGTGCTGCCATCCCTGCTGCAGTGATTATAAAACCTTGGCTTTGGGACTTCTGGTTCTGCTCCTGCCTCAAAGAGTCGGTGTGGTGTTTGTGTGCAGTCCCTGTAGGGCAGAGCAGTGCTTTGCTTCTGTATCTGTTAGTGATGCTTCTTGTGAGGGGGTCTGCAGAGAAGGGAGTGTGGCAGATGTGGGGTGGGAGTTTGCTCTGTTCTGACTACAGGAAAGATCTGGAAAGTAATTAGAACAGTTGCAGGGTCAGCCCTCTGAGGAGGGAAGCCTTTCAAGGGGCCCAAAGGAGCCAGGCTTCAAGAGCTTTtgctccctctttctctctgcttttatCTGTACCCTACAGTGTTTCAATCCCATATGAATGTGGATGTGTTCTCTCTCCTGCAGGCTGCAGGAGGACCCAGAGGGCCTGAAGATAGACTTCAACGTGTATCAGGCAGATGCTGTGGCCAAGTTTAAGAAGACAAACCCTGGGAAGCCATATGTCAGGATGTGTGTTCGGAGGTATCCATGGGTCTTATGCTGTGAAACACAGCAGTTGCTGTGTGGAAATGAAGTCCTAATGATCTGTAAATGACCCAGCATCTTGTGAGCTTTACAGAATATCAGAGTGCCTCCCCTGAGGGTGGTCCTGCccggaattttatttttttctttcagttcctcCTTTGTTGGAGACTGTGGCTGACAATTCCCCCAGCCCTTGCACTCAGCCCAAGCTGTTTGGTCATCTGGTTGCTGCTCATGTCTGAGTATTACTGGAGTCAGGAATAAGAAGCCACAGCTGTATTTACGCAATGCTTGTGAAACTCCTGTAGAGCTCAGTTTTGCAGGGAGCTGTATGGTACCTGGATCCTCAGCCAGCACAGATCCCTATGGATTTCTGCAGAGATGTTCCTTCCCAGAGCTTGCTACAGGCTCAGGGCCAGGGGTTTAGTACTTTGATCTTTGTCAAATGTAACTTTAAGATAAGTACAAACAGGATAGGTGTCCCCTTTCTTGCTGGATCCAGAATCTGATACTTAAACTTCAGAGGCAGGTACAAAGTTCAGTCTGTGCCTTTTCTAGTTTTCATATATACTAAAACTGTCCCTGCTCCACTTTCTGGAGCTGTAGTAGCCAGAGCAAGGAAGGTGGTAATGCAGTTTTACAAAGGTCTGTTGAGAGCAAGTAGGATGATCCTTGCTTTATAAGTGTTTTCATTTAAGAGCAAACAAACTGCAGAATtaaaaggagggaaaagcagGTCAGGTGTTGATCCCAGCAACCTAAAGATCTTCCTAGCACAAAGATACTAAGATTGCACTGGACTGGCAATTTGCCAATAGCTCTGTGAGCTGCATCTAATAGGCACAGTGTGGAGCAGTGTGCAGTTGCCCTTGTTTTTGGCAAAGGATTTGACAGCTCCCAGTTCTCGGTATCCCAGGGCTGGCAGCCTCCTGCTTTGACTGAAAGGGGTGGGGAGGGTCACTACCAACTCCTAAGACCAAAGTGACCCATTGTGATCATTGGCCAGGACAGTTTTGTGTTCTTGCTTTGAGAACAACGGggtatttttctctctgcagctttGATGAGCAGATTCCATCCCTGCGGGCTTTGAAGCAGGTTACATATCAGAGCGGGGACGTCCCGGTGGTCTTTGCGCTGGTGGATCATGGAGAAATTGCCTTTTATTCACTGAAGGAATTCAAGCTGCCAGTTGATGTTAATCACTGAAGTTGCTGTTGCTTGCAGAAATGGTATGGGATGAAGGGAAGAGCTTTACTCaggatttgttttcttaattaatgaaatattacagaaaatagaGCCTGTGATAACTGGAACCTTGGGTAGTTGACCAGTTTATTCACTGTTAGAGACTTCACCCAACCAGATGGCTCAGGCATAATAGCAAAATGTGCAGCAAACAAGTGTGTATGGCTTAGCTGGGCATTTCTGGACTGGAACACACACTGCTTTGTTCTTGAAGCCACTGGTTCTTCAGCTTCCTCATCTCGTGGACCAGTAATCTGCCTTTTCCATGTCATCTTTGACCTGTGGACTGTTAGAAAACACTTTGCTGGTGATCATCACATGTTAAGAACCACTGTGCTACACCAGTCCAGGCAGATCAGTGGTGGTGTCCTGAGTCTCTGTCATTCATCTATGCCAACAACTGTCAGATCAGATTCTGATCTGAAAAAGGCACAGCCATAAAACTCAGCAACCTGGAGTAAAGTCTCCAGGCACTTGAGAGCAGGAAACCGTGCGTTCATCAGCTGGAGGTCACAGAAAGCCCCAGAGCACTGCGGATGGCACCACAGCCGCTGCGGTAGCGGCTGTGCTGAGATGTGTTCTGGCCACGCAGATGCCATGTTAAAGTTTGGCTGCCGATACCAGCACACTGTACCTAGTGGTCTCACAGGGCTGTGCTGCGGCCCCCTCTGTGTCAGCTTGACATCCTCTTTCCTGGCTGTGGATCCTTGTCTTGTCTTTTGCAAGTGAGATCCCCGAGTAAAGAAAGAAGCTACAAATTCCTCACGAGCCTTCCAGTCCTGTGGCTGTTGTGCTCCAAACTGAGGACATCGCTGCTTTCCAGGCTCTGCTTTGGGCACTTTCCACCAGGATATCCAGGTACCAAATTTGTTTTAGCCTCTATGCAAAAGCTCAGAGAGTCTGCTCAGTGGATGGAAGCGTGCTGAGCACGGCTGTGCTCGGTATCGAGGTTTTCAGAACTGTGACAGCAACTGGTTTAGATGCATTTTATTTGATAATTTTTGAATTCCTTTTGGAGACGGGGAGAAGGCTAAGCAATAAAAAAGCCTTTTCCAACAATGCAAGCTCCTCAGTGTGGTTCTTAATTCTCCCAGAAACCTTAGTAGGTTATGCAGAGGGAGATGCTCTGGGGAGGCTACTGGGACTCCAGTAGCACCATCTGGTGAACTGCTCATGGTCATACAGCCCTGTGGCTGCGTAACCCCGCTCCTACGCCGGTCTGCGTTTGGACCCAGCCGCTGCCCCGTTCCCTGGCAGGGCAGCGTGACCCGGAGCCCCTCCGTCCGCGCGCGGTTCCTGCCGGCACACGGCACCGTGTCATCTTTCTCCCGTGCGGTCAGAGGTGCCGTAGCCCAGGGTGGCAGGGACCTGCTGCAAGCGCTGCGCTGTTCCCGCCTGGTTCACACACCCCTGTTATCAGATGTTACCAGACGCAGGGCTCTGCTGAGGCCCGGGTCTGCCAGCTCCTCCCACAcgccctccccttcctcttcctccttcaagCAGGGCTTTTGCTTTGATAGTCCTCTTCAAACGCAGCTCTGGTCTGTGCCCTCAGCATTCTCCCAGACCGTTTTGCAGATTAAAGGCAGTGGGAAGAGAGTTTCTAAGAACAGGCGCAGCTAGAAGAGCTCCAGTCTGACCCACAGGGCTCACGTTTGTCCTGGAATTAGGTCAGACTCACCCCTGTGGATTTCAATCAGTCTCATCTGCTTACGCCAAGGTGGAATTGTATCGATGAACTCCTCGAGAGCCACCCAGTGAGTTTCGCTGGGGCAGAGACTCCCTGATTCAGCACAAAACAATTACAATTTAATAACCACTGCAGGGAGGAttgagaaactgtggctgccttGCTCAGCACCGCAACATCTGACGGTGCCTTTACCGGGATGGGATTATGATGCAGACTGATACCGCTGCTTCATTTTGGCCTGCGATGTGGATTGGCTGGATGTTGCAAGAAAGtgacagaaacaaatattttaagtgaaaaacaTCACTTCTGGAAGCTTGGCCGAGACGTTGACCACTACTGGCCCCTTGTCAGAGGTAATTTCAAGCTTTTGCATGGATGCGAAGAGGTTGGCAGACCTTGGACTTGCCATTGCATTCTCCGTAACCGCGGACTCCTCGCCTGGCTGTTGCTCCCTGCGGCAGGACAGGGGCTGGCGGCGGGCGAGCTGCGTGGCAATACAGCGGCTGTTGTGTGGTTCTTTCCAACAAAGGCTCCAACTTTCTGTTAAGCCTTTCCAGCGCTTCCTTTGTTTGCAGGAAGGTTGGCACCTTCCCTCGGCTTCGCGCCGGGTCCCTGCCCCTCGCGGGGCGGGCAGAGCCCGGCAGCCGGCGGTTCCCCCCCCGGCTCTCCCGCGCGGGGAGGGGGGCGTGGCGACGCGCTCCGC is a genomic window containing:
- the TSEN54 gene encoding tRNA-splicing endonuclease subunit Sen54 isoform X2 — its product is MPSAHPMGEGSVQLFYRDLPLSIQEAYEILLSQEAMSLPHYQVFSHLKQLGYIVLRFDPSTVLSPYERQLNLESHCHSSGKHHRKRRRSSSPRSHEKKHKVSEDLPEAEGTSEKAGGDCGDSSCLPMDEKPLSEQPKESDSGSGEGEPNPVPLDTGQKDSLSPSRSRAGDHKESSTGSHAPRWDFTTIILPNVAPDQPCTHLPSPDDGLLPENVPGREVDAACWCARINQKQEKLSRKEREQRERESRYKSSVNADREVRHCSNWQEYKALLEQRSQQRVWRRPPHLWDQAVTPLLRPDEATSSAALLQQISVLQPSHILDGASRLQEDPEGLKIDFNVYQADAVAKFKKTNPGKPYVRMCVRSFDEQIPSLRALKQVTYQSGDVPVVFALVDHGEIAFYSLKEFKLPVDVNH
- the TSEN54 gene encoding tRNA-splicing endonuclease subunit Sen54 isoform X1; translation: MEPGGSRRPSAAELLPARGRKAPQRLRGQKDFIPDGSAEQAEKLRRCREEQWQLLSEERVERLGSLVKAEWKPGQGIVELQSPAGKFWHTMGFTERGKQCLLPEEALYLLECGSVQLFYRDLPLSIQEAYEILLSQEAMSLPHYQVFSHLKQLGYIVLRFDPSTVLSPYERQLNLESHCHSSGKHHRKRRRSSSPRSHEKKHKVSEDLPEAEGTSEKAGGDCGDSSCLPMDEKPLSEQPKESDSGSGEGEPNPVPLDTGQKDSLSPSRSRAGDHKESSTGSHAPRWDFTTIILPNVAPDQPCTHLPSPDDGLLPENVPGREVDAACWCARINQKQEKLSRKEREQRERESRYKSSVNADREVRHCSNWQEYKALLEQRSQQRVWRRPPHLWDQAVTPLLRPDEATSSAALLQQISVLQPSHILDGASRLQEDPEGLKIDFNVYQADAVAKFKKTNPGKPYVRMCVRSFDEQIPSLRALKQVTYQSGDVPVVFALVDHGEIAFYSLKEFKLPVDVNH